One Streptococcus sp. DTU_2020_1001019_1_SI_AUS_MUR_006 DNA window includes the following coding sequences:
- a CDS encoding efflux RND transporter periplasmic adaptor subunit, whose amino-acid sequence MKRKSKAKKWPLFTAIGVASVLVVGAAAVLLLRQPNQAATKDETAKIVLAKEGSVASSVLLSGTVTAQNEQYIYYDASKGDLDEVLVSVGDQVSEGQALVKYSSTEAQAAYDAASRAVAKADRHINELNESRNTAAATPSLPQAGLEGATGQAPAQSSGSATAAIDSQISDARDVRADAEAQLEKAQAQLNAATVLSTVEGTVVEVNRNVSKSPTGNSQVLIHIVSNDNLQVKGELSEYNLANLSVGQEVTFTSKVYPDKTWNGKISYISNYPKNNSEASSSLAGSNTGSKYPYTVDVTSEIGDLKQGFTVSVEVKSTSKALIVPITSVVMEEDKNYVWILDENQKAKKVEVGLGNADAENQEITSGLTDGAKVISNPTASLQEGKEVKTDEATN is encoded by the coding sequence ATGAAAAGAAAGTCAAAAGCTAAGAAATGGCCTTTATTTACTGCTATTGGAGTTGCATCAGTACTTGTAGTGGGAGCAGCAGCTGTTCTTCTACTGAGACAACCAAATCAAGCTGCAACAAAAGATGAAACTGCTAAGATTGTCCTTGCCAAAGAGGGGTCTGTGGCATCTTCAGTTCTTTTATCTGGTACCGTAACAGCTCAGAATGAACAATACATCTATTATGATGCCAGCAAGGGTGACTTGGATGAGGTCTTGGTTTCTGTTGGTGATCAGGTCAGCGAAGGACAGGCTCTCGTTAAGTATAGTAGCACAGAAGCCCAGGCTGCCTATGATGCTGCCAGTCGTGCTGTTGCTAAAGCTGATCGTCATATCAATGAACTGAATGAGTCTCGAAATACCGCTGCAGCAACACCTAGCCTTCCGCAAGCAGGTCTAGAAGGAGCAACTGGACAAGCGCCAGCTCAGTCATCCGGTTCTGCTACAGCTGCTATTGATTCTCAAATCAGCGATGCTCGTGATGTGCGTGCAGATGCAGAAGCGCAACTCGAAAAAGCTCAAGCCCAGTTGAATGCAGCTACGGTTTTGAGTACGGTAGAAGGAACAGTTGTAGAAGTAAATCGTAATGTTTCAAAATCTCCAACAGGAAATAGTCAAGTTTTGATTCATATCGTAAGTAACGATAACTTGCAGGTCAAGGGAGAGCTTTCTGAGTACAACCTTGCCAATCTATCTGTAGGCCAAGAAGTCACTTTCACTTCCAAGGTTTACCCAGATAAAACTTGGAATGGTAAGATTAGCTATATTTCAAATTATCCAAAAAATAACAGTGAAGCAAGCAGTAGCTTAGCTGGTTCAAACACAGGTTCTAAATATCCATATACCGTCGATGTAACAAGTGAAATTGGTGATTTGAAACAGGGATTTACAGTCAGTGTTGAAGTGAAAAGCACTAGCAAAGCACTAATTGTTCCGATCACCAGCGTAGTCATGGAAGAAGATAAAAACTATGTTTGGATTCTTGATGAAAATCAAAAGGCCAAAAAAGTTGAAGTTGGTTTGGGCAATGCAGATGCAGAAAATCAAGAAATCACATCTGGTCTGACAGATGGAGCAAAAGTCATCAGTAATCCGACAGCTTCCTTGCAAGAAGGAAAAGAGGTGAAGACTGATGAAGCAACTAATTAG
- a CDS encoding ABC transporter ATP-binding protein yields the protein MKQLISLKNICRSYRNGDQELLVLKNINLEVHEGEFVAIMGPSGSGKSTLMNTIGMLDTPTSGQYFLDGKEVAGLGEKQLAKVRNQEIGFVFQQFFLLSKLNALQNVELPLIYAGVAASKRRKLAEEYLEKVELTERSHHLPSELSGGQKQRVAIARALVNNPSIILADEPTGALDTKTGNQIMQLLVELNKEGKTIIMVTHEPEIAAYAKRQIVIRDGVISSDSGLVEKEEN from the coding sequence ATGAAGCAACTAATTAGCCTCAAAAATATCTGTCGTAGCTATCGCAATGGTGATCAAGAACTACTAGTCCTCAAGAATATTAACCTAGAAGTTCATGAGGGAGAATTTGTAGCAATCATGGGACCATCTGGTTCTGGGAAATCTACCCTTATGAATACCATTGGGATGTTAGATACCCCTACAAGTGGTCAGTATTTTCTAGATGGCAAAGAAGTAGCTGGTTTGGGTGAAAAACAATTAGCCAAGGTTCGAAATCAGGAAATCGGCTTCGTCTTTCAACAATTCTTTCTCTTGTCCAAGCTCAATGCACTTCAAAATGTAGAACTTCCCTTGATTTATGCAGGAGTTGCTGCATCAAAACGTCGCAAATTAGCAGAAGAGTATCTGGAAAAGGTTGAACTGACCGAGCGTAGCCATCATTTACCTTCGGAGTTGTCAGGTGGTCAGAAGCAAAGGGTTGCCATTGCGCGTGCATTGGTCAACAATCCTTCAATCATCTTGGCAGATGAGCCTACTGGAGCTTTGGATACTAAAACTGGAAATCAGATCATGCAACTCTTAGTTGAATTAAACAAAGAAGGAAAAACCATCATTATGGTTACGCATGAGCCTGAAATCGCTGCTTACGCCAAGCGTCAGATTGTCATTCGTGATGGCGTCATTTCATCTGATAGTGGTCTCGTAGAAAAGGAGGAAAACTAA
- a CDS encoding ABC transporter permease: MQNLKFAFSSIMAHKMRSFLTMIGIIIGVSSVVVIMALGDSMSRQVNKNMTKSQKDIHVFFSPTKSKDGSFTQRQSALTLSGGREEDFVEPPKPQEAWVKEAAKLKGVDSYYVTNSANVTLTYKDKKVEHANMTGGNVTYMDAVENKIIAGRGLRAQDYKDFASVIILDEELANSLFGSSQEALNQIVEVNEISYRVIGVYASKEAKAAKTFGVGGLPITTNISLAANFNTDEISNIVFRVNDTSLTQTLGPELARRMTEIAGLQQGEYQVADASAAFQEVQQLFGFITTIISAIAGISLFVGGTGVMNIMLVSVTERTREIGLRKALGATRANILVQFLIESMILTLLGGVIGLLLAAGVTMLAGVLLQNMIAGIEVGVSIPIALFSLAVSAGIGMIFGVLPANKASKLDPIEALRYE, from the coding sequence ATGCAGAATCTGAAATTTGCCTTTTCATCCATTATGGCCCACAAGATGCGTTCTTTCCTGACCATGATTGGTATTATCATCGGTGTTTCCTCAGTTGTTGTGATCATGGCCTTAGGTGACTCTATGTCTCGTCAGGTCAATAAAAATATGACCAAGTCCCAGAAAGATATCCATGTCTTTTTCTCACCTACAAAGAGTAAGGACGGTTCCTTTACACAAAGACAATCTGCATTGACCTTGTCTGGTGGTCGAGAAGAAGATTTTGTTGAACCACCAAAACCTCAAGAAGCATGGGTCAAGGAAGCTGCTAAGCTCAAGGGAGTGGATAGCTACTATGTGACCAACTCAGCCAATGTGACCTTGACTTATAAGGATAAAAAGGTCGAACACGCTAACATGACGGGTGGGAATGTCACCTATATGGATGCGGTTGAAAATAAAATCATTGCAGGTCGTGGCCTTAGAGCGCAAGATTATAAGGATTTCGCAAGTGTGATCATCCTAGATGAAGAACTAGCCAATAGCCTTTTTGGTTCATCACAAGAAGCTCTCAACCAAATTGTTGAAGTAAATGAAATCAGTTACCGTGTTATTGGTGTTTATGCAAGTAAAGAGGCTAAGGCTGCGAAAACATTTGGAGTCGGAGGACTACCAATCACGACCAATATTTCCTTAGCAGCTAATTTTAACACAGATGAGATTTCAAATATTGTCTTCCGTGTCAATGATACTAGCTTAACCCAGACTTTAGGACCAGAGTTGGCAAGAAGAATGACAGAGATTGCAGGTCTTCAACAAGGGGAATATCAAGTTGCAGATGCGTCTGCTGCCTTCCAAGAAGTTCAACAACTCTTTGGCTTCATAACAACGATTATTAGTGCTATTGCTGGGATTTCCCTCTTTGTTGGTGGTACCGGTGTTATGAACATTATGCTTGTTTCGGTGACAGAGCGTACCCGTGAGATTGGTCTACGTAAAGCACTAGGAGCAACACGGGCTAATATACTGGTTCAATTCTTGATTGAATCCATGATTTTAACCTTATTAGGTGGGGTCATCGGTCTTCTGCTTGCTGCAGGGGTGACCATGCTTGCAGGAGTTCTTCTTCAAAATATGATTGCAGGAATCGAAGTTGGCGTATCCATCCCAATCGCTCTCTTTAGTTTAGCGGTCTCAGCTGGCATCGGTATGATTTTCGGAGTTCTACCAGCCAATAAAGCTTCTAAGCTAGATCCGATTGAAGCTCTTCGCTATGAATAA